Genomic segment of Prionailurus viverrinus isolate Anna chromosome B4, UM_Priviv_1.0, whole genome shotgun sequence:
TTTAGAAAGTCACTAGATTgtaagctctctgagggcaggactcttcttctcttgtttattcttgttctttttcctctttgcatgTTTTCTCAGCTAAGTAGTATGTCTTGTGTGTAGATTGGCACATACATTTCTGAaaggtgatttctttttaaatcagtatGCACATTCCTTAAGACTTGTTCTTGTGGTAAATATGTTATAATAGAACTGATAGTTGGAAGGAATCTGTCTGATagtgaaattttaatatataatctaTGTAACCTATCCAGAGGTTTTTCTTGAATATGTTGACTTAATCATTGATTTTCACTAAACGGTAATAATAGAgcagagaattaaaatacatagaaatcaaatgttatatgtctttttcttttatactgaAGCAAAAGGAGAAACTGGTTCACAGCTTCAATCAGAAATCTCATCAGTTGGTCAAGAGGATGTTGACATAAATGCAGCTCGGGCGGAAAGCATCTCAGTGGCTCAGAAAGATCTACCTGAAAACTCCATTGTCAACTGTGACTCCCAGGCCCTAAATATGTTAGCTGACCTAGCGTTAAGTGCTGCTTCTTCCGCCACGCCGCCATCTGAGCCCAGAAACTTTCCCTGCCCCTCTGAACTGCCACAAGATGATGTTTTGCTTTCTAAAGAACATTCTCTGCACAGTACGTCTGACCATGAATATCACAGAGGAGTTAAAAATCAGAAAGGTGGACTGTTCCCGAAACCCTCCACTGGGAGGAAGAGCCCTCCAACGTCAGACTCCGCTGTCAGCCAGGAGGAAGAGAGCTCGGTTCCTGGCAGCAAGGCCCCTGTGGAAGCTTCACCAGCACTTCCCGAGGAAACACTAGAAACTTCTGAGGCAAGCCAAAGCACTTTCGTTGCCGTGGAACATTCCTATGCCCTGCTGCTTGCAGAACATTCAAAGAAACATCTGCAacagagaggaatcccaagccCGGCCTTCGCCAAGAATGGCACCAAAGGCCCCGAGGCAGGGACCCCTGTGGGGAAAGTCATGCCCTTCCGACATCAGCAGAGCACCTCCCCGCTGCGGAAGCTGTCTGAGGACCCGCTACCCAAGTGCAGGAGCCAAGTGGTGTCCTCTGACCCGAGAGACTTCCAATGCTCTCACACTGTGCTCAGCTGTGACGGCTCCGTCAAGGTCACGTTCCAATGTGAGACAGAGTACGTATTCGGCTTAGACAGCAAGTACACCAACCACCCGCTGGAGAAAACTGTAGTAAGAGCACTGCATGGGTAAGTGGGAGTGACACTTGATGAAAATGGACGTAACTCTGGTGTGGAGATCAACGTCAAGGGAAGGGATACCTGTGCCAGAatctggggagagggaaagaagggtaCTGTGTGTAACTCCAGTAACTTAGGAATAGTATCAGGCAGTTGTGTTTACTGCCTAAGAAAATGAGGCTGGTTTTGCCACCATCGGTGGTCACATGGAGCCCTTTAGCAAGCTAACTTTAGCCCTGTGAACAGCTTTCCATTTTGAGATGCTCCCACATAAGCCTTTGTGGCCTTTGAATTTACAATATGTCAATGAGATCTTAATGTAGAATcgtgaaatacagaaataatgcCTTACAGActgaattccagaagaaatgtttCAAGAATTACTTCTAACTTCTTAGGTTGGTCCAGTGGTCTGAGCGAGCAGTCTTACATGGGGTTGTTCTGTAAATCTAAGGAGTCAGAGCATCAAGGCAGTAACAGCAGAGCAGCtgaaagcatgggctttggagcgTAGACGAACCCGGGTTTTAATCTCCCGAGTTACCAACTTACTAACTAGCTTCTGGGACCCGGGGGTTCCTGTTCTTTGGGACAGTGCTTCTAGGGGTCTCACAGGAGTGCAGATTCTGACTCTGGTCTGTTTGGGATGGGGCCCGAGAGTCTGCATTTCTGGCGAATTTCCAGGTGGTGCCAGGGGAGCGTCGGTGGCAGTCCGTGGGCAGTGCTTTTAAGTGTTTAATGTCAGCAATGGCTACCAGCAGGTTGTTACGTATATTAAGGTTTTGCACAGTGACTGACCCGTACTAATAAGTGGTACTCGTTGCTAGTAGCAGGGACCATTAGTTATATGAAATGACATTCAGCTTCCTGTGAATGGAATATTTCACATGGAAGCAACTAACCTGTATCAGACTTCTTTTCTTGCTCCGGTTACACGCTCACATTCCTAGGAGCATATACTTAACGTTCCCATCTACTCATGAGGGGTGTTTCTTAGCTCTAATCCTGTGTAACAGAGGCCCAGCTCCGTAGCCCCTCCGacgctctctgctgtcatcctGCCGGGCAAGTGGCCAGAAGTGTTTTCTCCCCATTCAGTTTCAGGAGATTTTCTGGAACTATAATCTGAAAATAGTGTTGTTCTGCTGACTTGCCCACAGAGATATTTTAACCTCCAGACTTTCCCAACTATtagaagagaaacacaaaaatagaaatgagttGGCCAGACTTAGCAAAAGCAAGACGAGGATTGGGGTAGTTGCTGGAGCCATTCTTCACATAACAGGTGTATTGTGTCCAAAGGGAGTTGGAGTGGCATAAAAGAGAAATCCTAGACCGGGAGTCTGGAGACTTCTGTTCCAATCATGGTTCTGCTTAAGGGTTTTGTGATCTGAAGAAGTCACTTTTCAAACCTCCGATTTTCAGTTCCCTTTTctgcctctgtaaaatgggtggaTTAGATCCGTCATAACCACTTGTTAAGTCAACTTCATTTTTACATTATTGTTTCATatccatgtattttaaaataaaaatgaacaaatttaaaaCTAAGATGCAAATGAAGGCACTTATGATAAGACAGTCCACCAAAATCACCATTCTCAAtgactttttacatgttttttctttaaaatctcagGCCCTGGAACACTGACTTACCTGATAATGTGGAAGAAGTGAAGCTTTTACTTCATATGTGGGTGGCTCTGTTTTACAGCAGCCACAACAAGGTGATGCGGTCATCCCGAAAAGTGGTGGAGCACAGCAACCCCGCAAAATACGTGTCTATAAATAGCACATTAGAATCGTTGGAATTCAGCGAACTTGAGGAGGCCTCCAGCGTGCAGAGGTGTCCTGTGGACCCTCCGTTGGAGACTAACAAATCTCCCAGAGGTCCTGCTGCCGACGTGTCCTTCCCAGACGCCGACTCCTTGCTTCCCTTCATTAAACCACCACCCACAAGAGGCTTGGAGCTCTGGGTGCAGAACGAACAGAAAGAGATTTTTGCAGGAGAGGGTCTTCCAGACACCCCAGAGAGCCAGAATTTCATCTATTCCTGTAATAATGAGGTAAGTACGTGCTGACatcatttttgaagaaatttcttttttctctcaatgTGTGAAATCACATTCAAGACGTGCCGTGGGTTTCTTTTAGGAAGGTGGATTGTCTGTGTAAAGGATTAATAAGCCAGGCACTTAGTTTCTGTAAGTACCGCTCTAGATTGTCTGCAGGTGGAGCTCGTCTCCATCCTGATTGAAGAAGCAGAAGTGGAAGAAGACCATGGGGGCCACATGGGTCGGGGGCCAGGCATAATTGTGGCACTTATTAGTTACGGAGTTTGGGGCAAATTACTGGTTTTCTCTGAGCATACGCTCCCATCTTTTAAAAGAGGTAAATAATATCTGATCTGTCTTAGAACAGTTTTGAAGGATCAGATGCAATGATAAGAGTTAGAGATCTTTGATAAGCCTTGAACTGAAATGAAGTCTGTTAAAGATGATTCTGGAAAACAAATGCTGGCACGGTAAACGTGATGCCATGCCCCTGTGGGCCTGTTGGTAATTGTGGCAGATATGGAAACTACACTGTGATTCTTTGCGCTGCTCGCCACTGACGCTCCACAAGGCCAGATGGTCACGTGTTCACTGGAGCCCGTAAACAAGTTGCAGCAAACTTCTAAGCAAACGGCTTAACAAAATATATGCCCTTTTAAGTTTTCAGCTTGGTCTATTCCAGAATAATTTTGCATGCATTTGGGCACCTACAGTGCCTGTTTTAACACTGAGTTGACAGCGTGTCCGTATCTGGGGTTACTTGGGATTTGCGCCTCCAGGGAGACTCAGCCTGTGTCTCCAGATGCTGGTATCATCAAAATGGCTGTGAGCCCCGTAGCGGTCTAAGCTTTTTGCTCACATCAACTCAGTTTTCATGCAGCCCAGTGAGATAAAGACCACTCCACCCCATCTTATAGacgaggaaactaaggcacagagaagtgtgccagttgcctgaagtcacacagtaAATTGTTAAGCCTTGATTCAAAGCTAGACATCTAGATACTTGTCAcattctgtgtgcgtgtgtgtgtatgtacatgtgtgtgtttacgtgtgtatgcatacatacatatgcatgtgtgtggggttttttctAAGGATGGGTTTTATAAATTTCATCTGATTCTTGAGGAGATAGATAAAATCCAGTTAAGAATCTCTACTtagggtgtgcctgggtggctcagttggttaagcgtctcttttttttttttttaaagcatatttatttattttgagagcagggaggggcagagagaggagataatccaaagcaggctccacactgtcagcacagagcccaacatggggctcgaactcaaaaaaccatgagatcacgacctcagcccaagtcaagagttgaatgcttaagcgactgagcccccctgATGCCCACCCCcctttctaagtttatttatttagagagagagagagaggaagcatctggctcttttttaattttatttatttttattttttaatttacatccaagttacttagcatacagtgcaataattatttcaagagtagattccagtgattcatcccctatgtataacacccgtgctcatccccacaagtgtcttccttaatgccccttccccatttagcccatccctcgaCCCCCAACCCTTCAAGcaattctgtttgttctctgtatataagagtctcttatgttttgtccccctccttgtttttatatttttgcttccgttccctttattcatctgttttatatcttaaattccacatatgagtgaaatcgtatgatatttgtctttctctgactaatttcacttagcattataccctctagttccatctgcaagtgtttgactctggatttcagctcaagtcatgatctcctggctcatgagatcaaaccatgcttcaggctccatgcttcagcacagagactgcttgggattctctcactttctgcccctcccctgctcactcgtgcatgctctctctctcaaagtaaataataaactttttaaaaatttctaaaaaatagaatCTCTACCTTAGAATGAGACTATAAACTTAGGAAGACTTAGATTACTACCTAGTAAAGTATTTTTTGTTGTGGTAATCTGTAATCAGCTATCATCATTACtaattctaggattttttttttttttttttggaaacatgaAATAGACTATTAAGAAGTAGAAAGAGCATTAAAATTAATGATGCCTGACAATTTCTATAGCATatattcagagattttttttccaacatcttCTTGGCTACTCTGCCCCTGCTTTACAGTTGGTGTGTATATATTGGTGTgtatattataagaaaaaatccTGTTTGGGGCTGTGGTAAGTCTCCCTAAGAAGAGTCTACCTAAGAAGAAAGTGGTTTGCTTAGTCTCTACCCTGTGCTATTGTGAAAGAGTAGAAGATCCAAAAGAACAAACTGGAATTGATCCTCTATCATTTCCTTCTTCACCACATGCAAATGTAAAACCATCTATTTgattcttggggtttttttgtgtttgtttcatcattttaggTAATTGGGGAAAAAGCCAAAGAAGATTCATCAGATAACCTAGAGACTTCTAATCTTGTGCTTTCTGGTGTTGGAAGTACCCAAACTAATGGGCCTCCTATTCCTGGTGAAGATAAAGCCTTTGAGCCACCTGATAGCACAAGAGTGACTTCTGATGATACTGTCACGCAAACCGCACTCACCAAGACTTACGATGGGATCAGCAGTCAGTCAGTGATTTGTCAGAAGTCTGCATACAGCACCCTGGAAAGCAAAGCTGATATTTTTCATGCAACAGTGCAGACAAAAACAGGTACCTTACAGGGCCATGTCCAGCACAGAAGCCCCGTAAACCAAGAACGCCAGCCTTCATTGGAGAGGAAGGATGATACAGAGTATGTGATGATTAATCTGGAACCAGTTACgttcacttttgaaaaaaataactatgtaCCAGTACAGACAGAAGTTGTAAATAGAACCCACGAACCTATGGCCTTTACTATGGAGTCGGTTAAACAGGTACCACCTGCTATAAGTCTTAGACATCCCGTGTCTGCATTTGAAAAAGCACAAACACAAGGCCTTAGGGACGTTCCCTCTCTAGCAACGTCCAGACAAAAAGGCACTAAGCACCTGTGTGCCTCCTCCGTCGGTAGAGAGACACTTGCCGAAGAAGTGTGTTCGCTACAGAAAGAGATTCCTGTTCCAGGCTCATCGTCACCATCTGATAATTCAGTGGTGGCGGAAGCATTATCGTTAGTTAAAAGTTCTAATTTTTCGTTacccaaagaagaaatgaaactctCTCAAGAATTTTTTCTGCAGACTCCAAGTCTCTTTGGCATATCTTCGGAAGAGGTCGTTGAGCCGTCGCAGGTTGAAGAGGTGGTCCTGGCACCAGCCTCTGCCACTTTGGAAAAAGGTTATTCACATGACTACATGCCACCGATGGGTAATACAACCGATAGCTCCTCAGGACTGACCGATGACAAGAGCGGTCTCCAGAGTGAAAACAGGAGTTTTGAGTCTTTGAATTCAGCATTTACCCAACCAACCAGACTCTCTCTGAATAGAGAGGAGGCCAGCCTGGAGTTCTCAGAGGAGGATTCCGACATAGACCTCACGCTCACGATATCGCCACCAACCAGCCCCAGAGAAGAAGTGCCGGCTGGCAGACTGGAGCTGCAGCAGGAGGCCTCGGCATCAAATGTAGAACTTCCTGACGTGACTGACGAAATAATCAAGCCAGAAGAGGTGACTTtcatagaaaacagaaaagtgaatTCTGCTAACTGTACATCCACGTATCCTGCAGTGTCAGAGAAATCATTAGAAAACGAGAGAAAAGGTGATAATTTACAAACAGTCACCTTAATACTTTCTAAAGAAACTTGTGCCCTTGAGATTGCAGAGGAGGTTAATGTCACCTCAGACTTTCCCTTCAGTTCTTTAATTGAAGAAGTGTCACCAGCTTCTAGTCCTGACCCCCAAGTGCCAGTGGAAGGAACACAACTATGTCAGGCTGTGTCTCTGTGTAGTTTAGAACTTGCTGATACACATTGTGAGAAAAGTGACCGATTCTCCCAGGTCGAGTCAGTAGATTCGGCCATCACGGAGAAAGAAGGCTCTTTTGTCAGTCCTACCCGTCCAGGGGAACGAGACCGCGTACCTGGAGTACACGAGACGTGGCTTTCTGCCGGGCTGCCTCACCCAGGAAGAAAAGATGGCTGTTTGAGCCTTCCTAGTAGAGCAACCGAGGAAGTTGTCCCGAGGGAGCATGgcgagggttcctctttctcagaAAAGGTGCCGTCCTGTGATACGGGCTTGAGCCAGCCTACCTCAGCTGCCCAATATGGAGATGACTTCAAGCTTTCTCTAGAAAAATTGGTAACATCAGGAATTCCACTGCAGCCACTTAGCATACAGAACAGGAATTCAGACTTAAATCATCTGGTCTTGGAGACCTGGGAGTCTCCATTTAGCCCTAGAAAGATGATTGAAAATAAGTCTTTGGCTGACACATTTGTTTCTACTGCTGCACCAAGTGCTATAGCAAATGTGTCACTGAAACAGGAGATTGGCCCCAAAAGCATCGAGAAGAATCTCTTTAGCAGTGATTTGAAGACAAATGAAGGCATTTACGTCCAAGCCAAGTCCTTGAGCTCCGGCTCCGTTGGCGGAGCTGACGCCACACAGACACGCAGGCACTCGGGGCTCCCCAGACTTGCCTTTCGCTCACATGGCGCTGCTGCCTTCCCCCATTGTTCAACAGCCACGAACGCAGAGACGGGCTTTCAAACTCAGGAAATAGCCGTAGTCAGAATGGCCAGTTTGCTTAAGAATAGTGACACTGAGGCCAAGTTCCACGAAAAAGCCATAGATCTAGGAGGTGTTGATTCTCAGTTGCACATCACATCTCCAGAAGATAAGCAAAAAACAATCCATGTGCTGCAAGACGGGTCAGTGTGTGAAACAAAAGATGTGTTGAAGGCTGGGCTTTCCCCCACGTATTTACATGCTGATTCTTACCAAGGTACAGCAGTCACCAGTGAAAATAGCAGTAGAGAGCCTTGTGCTTCCTTTGTTCCCCAGTCTCAAACCCCTCTTATCTGTGGAGTCTCTGAAGAGCAGACGGCAAATAAGGGTCCTGGTGAGGGGCTCAGAGCCAAGGAAGACTCGGGGACCCTGAGCAGAGACATGGACCTCGGTGTGAATTCTGACATCCATTACGAGCCACTTTCTGGAGAGTCCGATCAAGACTCTTGTGGTGGGTGTAGAAATCCCCAATCAGTGGTGGAGGGTTCCTGCTCTGTGCGATGTAGTCAAACCAAGAAGGAAGATGCTCCAAAAGATGATTATGACTCTTTCCTGAGCCCAAATAATAGTGATAATGAAGAGTGGGGCTACTGCAAGCAGTCCTCAGGGTTGGAAACAGGCCTTCCTCCCAGGCACTGGCTCTGTGGACTCAAGAAGGAAGACCGGTGTGTGCCATCTTACGTCCAGATCCGAGACCTCTGTGGCATCCTCAGGACTTACGCTAATTTCACCATAACGAAAGAGCTCAAAGAGACCACGAGAGCTTTGCACAGCCTGAAGAGGTGCCCCGGTTTCATGGCAAAACGTGGTTTGCTCAGCAACTGGACAAATACTTGGCAGGTGGCAGATGACCTCACCCGGAACACTTTGGATCTGGAGTATCTGCGTTTTGCACATAAGCTAAAACAGATTGTAAAGAATGGAGATTCTCGGCATTCTGCCTCTTCTGCCAGTGTCTTTCCAAAGGAGCCCCCTCTCCAGATCGCTGCGGGAGCTCCCCCTCTGACAAAACTATCCGAGGCCCCGGCTCTGCGCCCTTCGTCCCGGAGCAGAAGTCCCCTCGTGGTAACAGTGGTTCTCTCGGACCCCAGACAGCAGAGTCTGCATAGGAGAGGCCAGATGCTTGGCGGTTCGGGCAGTTCCTGCTTCTGGAAGGAGAGGTGTGGTCACGGTAGAAATCATCTTACAAACTCTGAAAGAAATCACACCGTTTCATTCCACCTCAACAAACTGAAATACAACACGACTTTGAAAGAATCCCGGAGTGATATTTCGCTTATTCTCAACGAATATGCCGAATTCAACAAGGTGATGATGAATAGCAACCCGGTCATTTTCCCAGAGAAAGAGTCAAGTGCGGCTCCTGGGGAAGCCGCCTCTCCAGAGCTGTACTCCTCTCTCCCGCGGGCAGCCTCCTACGAGGACATGATCACAGACCTGTGCACCAGCTTGCACGTCAAACTGAAGAACGTGGTGAAAGAGGCCTGCAAGAGTCCCTTCCTGTTCTACCTCGTTGAGACCGAAGACCAGTCATTCCTTGTGAGGACGAAGGTAAGGTGCCCGCTCCGTCTTGGGGTGTGAATTCTTCTCTTTGCCACCTAACTTTATTTTGGAGGTGATAAATGTAGCGTCCTTGCCTTCGGAAAGAAATCAGGACACGGAGAGGCTTTAAGTCTCACTGCTCAGTCTTCACTGCATCTGCCACTCATACTCCATCTGAATGTTCCATCACGTTCCATGTTAGTGCGGTGACTGATTTTCACACCAAAAAGCTACCACCCAAATTTTCACACCAAAAATACTATTCCTGTTCAGATGCGAGCACAGACGTATTCCAAAGGGAAGATTCGGACTTAACAAGAAAGTAATAATACCTGTGTTCCTCCATTAGCGTGGATAGTTGATGGGGATCTCTTTTGGTTTGGGAGgtttttggtggtgtttttttttaattattattatttgtttaatgtttgtttagagcacgagtggggagggacagagagagagggagacacagaatccgaagcaggctccaggctctgagctgtcagcacagagcccgacacagggctcgaacccaccaaccaggagaacatgacctgagcccaagtcggccgctcaactgactgagccacccaggcgcccttttgcttgtttgtttcttaaattccacatatgagtaagagcctatgatacttgtctttctctaactgacctATCTCACTTAGCATcctactctctggctccatccacatcactgcaaatggcaagatttcattcttttttatggctgagtaatatccctgtgtatacacacacacgcacacacacacgcacaccatctttatccattcatctattcaggctgcttccatagtttggctgttgtgcATAaggctgcagtaaacataagggtgtgtgtatccctttgGATTAATGCTTTTGTGTCTGAGGGGTAAATAACCCACTAGTGGATTACCGGAGCATATGGtatgaaatctatttttaattttttgaggaacctctacattGTTTTCCCCAGAGGCTGCACCAGTCCGCActcccacccacagtgcaagagggttcccctttctccacttccttgtcAGCACTTGTCATTCTTGTCATTTAGAtactagccattttgacaggtgtgaggtgatacctcagtgtggttgtggtttgcatttccctgtgatGGGTGATGccgagcatcttgtcatgtgtcttttggccatctggatgttgtcTTTGGCAGAATGTctgttcacgtcttctgcccatttttaattggtttatttggCTTCTGAgtattgagttttagaagttctttatatgttttggatagtaactctttatcagatacgtcatttggagatatcttcttccattccgtaACTGCCGTTTAgttctgtttccttcactgtgcagaagctgtttatcttttttttaat
This window contains:
- the TASOR2 gene encoding protein TASOR 2 isoform X5; this encodes MAASAHESIFELSENALTPLWQGKLIIQGCLLCDVSLWSSYGTAVPAQLPHELDFKYVMTISSLKKRLPEAAFRKQNYLEQKVCCQDMCFRMYEVELSNKQGEKIDKLIEYIKNKQLAIVKCLEDRGFFILLTSSALMSETNFADERVCLHGLHLFHSSPPAGLKELKVEDDISSKVTPVLPALNCALLEAKKSFTEEGICPNTLVKRSFQELYKVDKSPSLTTASQDGIKETAFFGQLSNGFDLAPPAEKCPLQSFTQLKSYFSDPTGYILEVSTALDLLAERPQSPCISDGICDAGFSLVMTPDPEFLESEAEVRKETETEKNPEDMSKARQVAVISLNPALGRRVQPKRKASVPPTVQSKRVNLCRPFPKRAASAGKGSDCPTTLKLVKGPFPQKRKRGAEVLTAQFVQTTKLDRKNQEAPISKDVPVATSAKRARKQENSPVKTVPRAKPPVKKSPQKQRVNIVRGNQNPRLKKQPQPAKGETGSQLQSEISSVGQEDVDINAARAESISVAQKDLPENSIVNCDSQALNMLADLALSAASSATPPSEPRNFPCPSELPQDDVLLSKEHSLHSTSDHEYHRGVKNQKGGLFPKPSTGRKSPPTSDSAVSQEEESSVPGSKAPVEASPALPEETLETSEASQSTFVAVEHSYALLLAEHSKKHLQQRGIPSPAFAKNGTKGPEAGTPVGKVMPFRHQQSTSPLRKLSEDPLPKCRSQVVSSDPRDFQCSHTVLSCDGSVKVTFQCETEYVFGLDSKYTNHPLEKTVVRALHGPWNTDLPDNVEEVKLLLHMWVALFYSSHNKVMRSSRKVVEHSNPAKYVSINSTLESLEFSELEEASSVQRCPVDPPLETNKSPRGPAADVSFPDADSLLPFIKPPPTRGLELWVQNEQKEIFAGEGLPDTPESQNFIYSCNNEVIGEKAKEDSSDNLETSNLVLSGVGSTQTNGPPIPGEDKAFEPPDSTRVTSDDTVTQTALTKTYDGISSQSVICQKSAYSTLESKADIFHATVQTKTGTLQGHVQHRSPVNQERQPSLERKDDTEYVMINLEPVTFTFEKNNYVPVQTEVVNRTHEPMAFTMESVKQVPPAISLRHPVSAFEKAQTQGLRDVPSLATSRQKGTKHLCASSVGRETLAEEVCSLQKEIPVPGSSSPSDNSVVAEALSLVKSSNFSLPKEEMKLSQEFFLQTPSLFGISSEEVVEPSQVEEVVLAPASATLEKGYSHDYMPPMGNTTDSSSGLTDDKSGLQSENRSFESLNSAFTQPTRLSLNREEASLEFSEEDSDIDLTLTISPPTSPREEVPAGRLELQQEASASNVELPDVTDEIIKPEEVTFIENRKVNSANCTSTYPAVSEKSLENERKGDNLQTVTLILSKETCALEIAEEVNVTSDFPFSSLIEEVSPASSPDPQVPVEGTQLCQAVSLCSLELADTHCEKSDRFSQVESVDSAITEKEGSFVSPTRPGERDRVPGVHETWLSAGLPHPGRKDGCLSLPSRATEEVVPREHGEGSSFSEKVPSCDTGLSQPTSAAQYGDDFKLSLEKLVTSGIPLQPLSIQNRNSDLNHLVLETWESPFSPRKMIENKSLADTFVSTAAPSAIANVSLKQEIGPKSIEKNLFSSDLKTNEGIYVQAKSLSSGSVGGADATQTRRHSGLPRLAFRSHGAAAFPHCSTATNAETGFQTQEIAVVRMASLLKNSDTEAKFHEKAIDLGGVDSQLHITSPEDKQKTIHVLQDGSVCETKDVLKAGLSPTYLHADSYQGTAVTSENSSREPCASFVPQSQTPLICGVSEEQTANKGPGEGLRAKEDSGTLSRDMDLGVNSDIHYEPLSGESDQDSCGGCRNPQSVVEGSCSVRCSQTKKEDAPKDDYDSFLSPNNSDNEEWGYCKQSSGLETGLPPRHWLCGLKKEDRCVPSYVQIRDLCGILRTYANFTITKELKETTRALHSLKRCPGFMAKRGLLSNWTNTWQVADDLTRNTLDLEYLRFAHKLKQIVKNGDSRHSASSASVFPKEPPLQIAAGAPPLTKLSEAPALRPSSRSRSPLVVTVVLSDPRQQSLHRRGQMLGGSGSSCFWKERCGHGRNHLTNSERNHTVSFHLNKLKYNTTLKESRSDISLILNEYAEFNKVMMNSNPVIFPEKESSAAPGEAASPELYSSLPRAASYEDMITDLCTSLHVKLKNVVKEACKSPFLFYLVETEDQSFLVRTKALLRKGGHTEMEPQHFCQAFPRENDTLVVVIRNEDIASHLHQIPCLLRLKHFPGVVFAGVDGPEDVPECTYQELFHAGGFVVSDDKILETLTLVQLKDMVKTLEKLNGNGRWKWLLHHRENKQLKEDVRVDSIARKKNLILRSYQSANLIELLHYHHCDSRSPTKAEHLKCLLNLQVQHVHARFAVFLTEKPTISREVFENSGILVTDVNNFIENIQKIAAPFKSSYW